A window of the Alnus glutinosa chromosome 4, dhAlnGlut1.1, whole genome shotgun sequence genome harbors these coding sequences:
- the LOC133865234 gene encoding uncharacterized protein LOC133865234, with protein sequence MDTESHDSRLKNRRSSSPEDEAERSSKRHKHRHRHHHHRHRSKKHEEKTEREGEDINLPPPPVAVNITRPDDDVEEGEILEEEGFGGGEIEEKRFDSDDESGEIKSVGLRDESDKRNLGHLTEQQSSDREPSVHMEESVAKKGRNSKILAEDKSEDDLFTNSRLDKEDRAFHWSRTGTKINNEVGSPRNSSVVPQDELISTVSSEDHVNGDLGRKSRKEDKKRESQSPSKGSSRRKRYYDDDKEGVDGSILSHRSKSSSQSTGDRGEFHARSRSRSIDHARERSRSRSIREEETHLKKRRYCDNAASSYANKSKSLYESDDERIVRQSMDGRHGTRDLMRDEEREHTTSYSRYTGEDRHRNQGTQERESSRDRDLRREKEREWIIRDRAHRREKEWEMSRDRDRKREIERRSREREVDRDWRREKEREKMKDRELDRDRSRVSERDRDRDRERDKDREKVRRERERERERERQDDRSMNKDRENFENLVDGYENGDRYKHSRRLRHDEKEYNQDRTRNADSAKAPSSKSDLLQGNRDKPKRDEDEQGDYEGNTLQFAEQEEEDLNRIKEESRRRRQVILEKYKSQQLQQPNEPQSEDVEKDKEPAHDPDQSSAINVVSEVGDGRSDGLDVYVAEPSFSVGKSPPQNGVAALEKTSSAGGLGEGTPKSERSDDKFCDDIFGETPTGVRKSGKEDGLRIERSGLHDNWDDAEGYYSYRFGEVLDGRYEVVAAHGKGVFSTVVRAKNLKAGNGEPEEVAIKIIRSNDTMYKAGMDELVILKKLVGADPDDKRHCVRFLSSFKYRNHLCLVFESLHMNLREVLKKFGRNIGLKLTAVRAYAKQLFIALKHLRNCGVLHCDIKPDNMLVNEAKNVLKLCDFGNAMFAGKNEVTPYLVSRFYRAPEIILGLPYDHPLDMWSVGCCVYELYTGKVLFPGPTNNDMLRLHMELKGHFPKKMLRKGAFTDQNFDQDLNFHATEEDPVTKKTIKRMILNIKPKDIGSIITGSPGEDPKMVVNFKDLLEKIFVLDPDKRMTVSQALTHPFITGK encoded by the exons ATGGACACCGAATCCCATGACTCCCGTCTCAAGAACCGGCGGTCCTCCTCGCCGGAAGACGAGGCCGAGAGGTCATCGAAGCGCCACAAGCACCGTCACCGGCACCACCACCACCGTCACCGCAGCAAGAAGCACGAAGAGAAGACCGAGCGCGAGGGTGAGGATATTAaccttcctcctcctcctgtgGCTGTTAACATTACTCGTCCTGATGACGACGTGGAGGAGGGTGAGATTCTCGAAGAGGAGGGTTTCGGTGGTGGCGAGATTGAGGAGAAAAGATTTGATTCGGATGATGAGTCTGGGGAAATCAAGTCCGTTGGTCTTCGGGACGAATCTGATAAGCGAAATCTG GGACATCTTACTGAGCAACAGTCATCTGATCGCGAACCTAGTGTTCATATGGAAGAGAGTGTAGCGAAAAAGGGTAGAAATTCAAAGATATTGGCGGAGGACAAGAGCGAAGATGATTTGTTTACCAATTCGAGATTAGACAAGGAAGACAGAGCATTCCACTGGAGTCGTACCGGTACTAAGATTAACAATGAGGTTGGTTCTCCAAGAAATTCAAGTGTTGTGCCTCAAGATGAATTAATTTCTACAGTTAGCTCAGAGGATCATGTTAATGGGGATTTGGGTCGCAAATCCCGCAAAGAGGACAAGAAGAGGGAATCTCAGTCCCCATCTAAAGGAAGTAGCAGGCGAAAGAGGTATTATGATGATGATAAAGAGGGGGTTGATGGGAGCATATTAAGCCATCGGAGCAAGTCGTCCTCTCAAAGCACCGGGGACCGTGGAGAATTCCATGCCAGGAGCAGATCTAGGTCAATTGATCATGCTAGGGAGAGATCTCGATCCCGTAGCATAAGAGAAGAGGAGACCCATTTGAAGAAAAGGCGATATTGTGATAATGCTGCCTCATCATATGCTAATAAAAGCAAGTCTTTGTATGAATCTGATGATGAAAGAATCGTTCGACAGAGTATGGATGGACGACATGGTACTAGAGATTTGATGAGAGATGAAGAAAGGGAACACACTACTAGTTACAGCAGATATACTGGAGAGGACAGGCACCGAAATCAGGGTacacaggagagagagagcagcAGGGATAGGGACTTAAGAAGAGAGAAGGAACGAGAATGGATCATTAGGGACAGGGCTCATAGAAGGGAGAAAGAATGGGAAATGAGTAGAGACAGGGACAGGAAAAGGGAGATAGAACGTAGGAGTAGGGAAAGAGAGGTGGACAGGGATTGGAGAAGGGagaaggaaagagagaagaTGAAGGACAGAGAGCTGGATAGGGATAGGAGCAGAGTCAGTGAAAGAGACAGAGATAGGGATAGAGAAAGGGATAAGGATAGGGAAAAAGTtaggagggagagggagagggagagggagagggagaggcaAGATGATAGGAGTATGAATAAAGATAGGGAGAACTTTGAAAATCTTGTGGATGGCTATGAAAATGGAGATAGATATAAACATTCTAGGCGCTTGAGACATGATGAAAAAGAATACAACCAGGATAGAACAAGAAATGCTGATTCAGCAAAGGCTCCTAGTTCTAAGAGTGATTTGTTGCAAGGAAATAGAGACAAGCCAAAAAG AGATGAAGATGAACAAGGAGACTACGAAGGGAATACATTGCAGTTTGCTGAGCAGGAAGAAGAGGATCTCAACAGAATCAAGGAGGAGAGTAGAAGGCGAAGGCAAGTCATTCTAGAAAAATATAAGAGTCAGCAGTTACAGCAACCTAATGAGCCACAATCTGAAGATGTAGAGAAAG ATAAGGAGCCTGCGCATGATCCTGATCAATCAAGTGCTATTAATGTTGTTTCAGAAGTTGGTGACGGTAGGAGTGATGGTCTAGATGTCTATGTTGCTGAACCATCATTTTCTGTGGGGAAATCACCTCCACAAAATGGAGTTGCTGCTTTGGAGAAGACTTCCAGTGCTGGGGGGCTTGGAGAGGGTACTCCTAAG AGCGAGAGGTCAGATGACAAGTTCTGTGATGATATTTTTGGTGAGACACCAACAGGAGTCCGCAAATCG GGTAAAGAAGATGGTTTACGAATTGAGAGGAGTGGTCTTCATGACAACTGGGATGATGCAGAGGGGTATTATA GCTACCGGTTTGGTGAAGTACTTGATGGCCGATATGAAGTTGTTGCTGCTCATGGTAAAGGTGTATTTTCTACTGTAGTTCGTGCAAAGAACCTTAAGGCTGGTAATGGTGAACCGGAAGAAGTGGCAATAAAAATTATACGTAGTAATGACACAAT GTACAAGGCTGGTATGGATGAACTGGTCATATTAAAGAAACTAGTAGGTGCAGATCCAGATGACAAGCGCCATTGCGTTCGatttctttcaagtttcaagtaCAGGAATCAtctttgtttagtttttgaatCTCTTCATATGAATCTTCGTGAGGTTTTAAAGAAGTTTGGGCGCAATATTGGCCTTAAGCTAACTGCTGTTAGAGCATATGCGAAGCAACTTTTTATTGCACTGAAGCATCTTAGAAATTGTGGTGTTCTGCATTGTGATATAAAGCCGGATAACATGTTG GTAAATGAGGCAAAGAATGTGCTGAAGCTCTGTGACTTTGGCAATGCCATGTTTGCTGGTAAAAATGAGGTTACGCCATACCTTGTAAGCCGCTTTTATCGTGCCCCTGAAATAA TTCTTGGCTTGCCTTATGATCATCCATTGGATATGTGGTCTGTGGGTTGCTGTGTGTACGAGCTTTATACAGGAAAGGTTCTTTTTCCAGGTCCTACAAACAATGACATGCTACGCCTTCACATGGAATTGAAGGGCCATTTCCCAAAGAAGATGCTTCGGAAG GGAGCATTTACTGATCAGAATTTTGATCAGGACTTGAATTTTCATGCTACAGAAGAGGATCCTGTCACAAAAAAG ACTATAAAGCGGATGATTCTCAACATAAAGCCAAAAGATATCGGATCGATTATTACAGGCTCTCCTGGTGAGGATCCAAAGATGGTAGTCAATTTTAAAGATCTTCTAGAAAAAATTTTCGTGTTGGATCCAGACAAGAGGATGACAGTGTCACAAGCATTGACCCATCCATTCATCACGGGCAAGTGA